Proteins encoded together in one Rhipicephalus sanguineus isolate Rsan-2018 chromosome 9, BIME_Rsan_1.4, whole genome shotgun sequence window:
- the LOC125759816 gene encoding uncharacterized protein LOC125759816 produces MLRLALLACLCLQQLPTSHADEVVLVSQAPSAAAADKNFNGTLSAEVLAAAALAGVNITIINGTAYEEYEVPDPVPPSGSGKDDSLAAMLAQQPALSGDKQAAPQPSTIAAVVATETAKERPEKTPVTAKEAPTAVAPVNEASVVPLVKSDVVTTTTTAATTSTTTLSTTPKAEVTTPSVETTPSSGPATVRVELGRLSVYPVPAVVENSGGVELFCSAGYHDSASIVWTLNDEPLEDVVQRSVISGRKDFFLKSLRIQVDRLETLPAPAGKYVFECVASVDGNLLKERVEIDSPYGDFCRNDSECASRNAVCGSSLACRCDGGHPVHLNSSHVTCRAAAHLGWPCSYDEQCTYAANNSHCGSKGECDCVETFKMETSPLGNLVCVPRKTVSGPCSTDNDCKDIGAKCNPSGTCQCPPGTLENNGRCVGNLVAPQGPNNLTALLNATGTAGTNAATATVETGAMFTAANLSAAPSDSKKQHMPVRILKVREFPRGAPVKEHPNDTMDGRAQGLDGGVVKVDVPMHENDTTLGSQRMLTADGCKCGHSAVILLVATFAVLFMPPL; encoded by the coding sequence ATGCTGCGACTTGCGCTCTTGGCATGCTTGTGCCTCCAACAATTGCCTACGTCCCACGCCGACGAGGTAGTGCTGGTGTCTCAAGCTCCGTCCGCAGCTGCGGCGGACAAGAACTTCAACGGCACGCTCAGCGCCGAAGTGCTGGCCGCAGCAGCACTCGCAGGAGTCAACATTACAATCATCAACGGAACAGCCTATGAAGAGTACGAGGTGCCCGACCCCGTGCCGCCAAGCGGAAGCGGCAAGGACGACTCGTTGGCAGCGATGCTGGCCCAACAGCCCGCCTTGTCGGGTGACAAACAGGCCGCCCCACAACCTTCGACCATTGCCGCGGTTGTCGCAACTGAAACGGCAAAGGAGCGACCAGAAAAAACACCAGTGACCGCGAAAGAAGCGCCAACCGCCGTGGCACCAGTCAACGAAGCTTCTGTCGTGCCCCTGGTGAAATCAGACGTCGTTACCACTACGACCACGGCGGCTACGACGTCAACGACAACTCTATCTACGACACCAAAAGCGGAAGTCACAACCCCGAGTGTTGAGACCACGCCTTCGAGTGGACCTGCGACAGTGAGGGTCGAATTGGGCCGCCTTTCGGTCTACCCGGTGCCGGCAGTCGTCGAGAACTCCGGTGGCGTGGAACTGTTCTGCAGCGCGGGCTACCACGACTCGGCGAGCATCGTGTGGACCCTGAACGATGAACCGCTCGAAGACGTCGTCCAGCGCTCGGTCATCTCGGGACGCAAGGACTTCTTCCTCAAGTCGCTGCGCATCCAGGTGGACCGGCTGGAGACGCTGCCGGCGCCCGCCGGCAAGTACGTCTTCGAGTGCGTCGCCAGCGTCGACGGCAACCTGCTCAAGGAGCGCGTCGAGATCGACTCGCCGTACGGCGACTTCTGCCGAAACGACTCGGAGTGCGCGTCGCGCAACGCCGTCTGCGGCAGTTCGCTGGCGTGTCGCTGCGATGGAGGCCATCCCGTGCACCTAAACTCGTCGCATGTCACGTGCCGGGCTGCCGCGCACCTCGGCTGGCCGTGCAGTTACGACGAGCAGTGTACCTACGCCGCGAACAACTCGCACTGTGGCAGCAAGGGCGAGTGCGATTGCGTGGAGACGTTCAAGATGGAGACCTCGCCGCTAGGCAACCTCGTCTGCGTTCCTCGCAAGACGGTCAGCGGGCCGTGTAGCACGGACAACGACTGCAAGGACATAGGGGCCAAGTGCAACCCTTCGGGTACCTGCCAGTGCCCGCCAGGAACGCTCGAGAACAACGGACGCTGCGTGGGGAATCTGGTGGCCCCTCAAGGCCCGAATAACCTGACCGCCCTCCTCAACGCTACGGGCACAGCCGGAACAAACGCCGCTACTGCTACCGTAGAGACTGGCGCCATGTTCACCGCTGCAAACCTGAGCGCCGCCCCGTCGGACTCCAAGAAGCAGCACATGCCCGTGCGCATCCTGAAAGTGCGAGAATTTCCACGCGGGGCGCCCGTAAAggagcacccgaacgacacgaTGGACGGCCGAGCGCAGGGCCTCGATGGCGGCGTCGTGAAGGTCGACGTGCCCATGCACGAGAACGACACCACGTTAGGCAGCCAGCGGATGCTTACTGCTGACGGCTGCAAGTGCGGGCACTCGGCAGTCATCTTGCTTGTCGCCACGTTCGCTGTGTTGTTTATGCCACCGTTGTGA